Below is a genomic region from Treponema sp. J25.
GGATCCACCGGCATCGAGTCGGTATGACCTTCGATGCGGAACTTTCGACCTGCCAAATCCGGCGAATTAAGAAGCGATCCTAGGCGTAACAAAATATCCCGGGTTTCTTCTATATTGATTTCCGCACTGGCAGGACGGAAAAAAGCGTCTGAAGCAAGGGTGATCACGAGGCCCCGTTCATCGGAACTAATGCGTACCTTGTTCGATTTTATTTCCGGTGCAAAAAGGCTCGTGGCTTTTTTCTTTGCCGTAGAGAGGGACTTTCCTTTTTCCATAGAAGGAAGGGACATGATGGTATTTCCGAGGTCAGCACTTTTTCCTGCCGTGAGGGTAGCCCCGCCCTCGGCAGGACCCATCCCGAGGTTGTTAAGGGCAGAAATCATCTGCTGGAGTTGGACCTCATCCACTTCAGAAACATTAAAGAGGGCCACGAAGAAACACAGCAAAAGGGTAACCATGTCTGAATAGGTTACGAGCCATTCAGGAGCCCCCCCACCCCCGCCGCCTTCTTCCTGTTTTTTCTTTCGGGCCATACATTAATCCTTAAGGATCTCCGCTTCTACACTCTTACGAGTGACAGGATCAAGGTAGGACAGCAGTTTAAGGGCCAGAATCCGAGGATTATCTCCCGCTTGAATAGAAAGGACCCCTTCGATAATCATCTCTTTTACCTGGGTTTCCGCCGCATCATGACTTTTTAGTTTAGTCATGATAGGAATGAGCACCATGTTTGCCATGATGGCCCCATAAAAGGTGGTAACCAGGGCGACGGCCATGTTAGGACCAATCTGGCTTTTGTCTTCCAGATTTTTCATCATGGCGATAAGACCCGTTACGGTTCCGAGCATTCCCATACCGGGGGCCAGTTTTGACCATGCATCGATGATACCAATACGGTAGGCATGGCGAGCCTGCATGGCGTTCAATTCATTTTCCATAAGGGTCCGGATAATTTCCACATCACTTCCATCAACCACGAGGCGCAGCCCCTTCTTCATGAATTCATCATCCAGATCCTCTAATTCTTCTTCCAGGGCCAGGATCCCTTCCCTTCGGGCCTTTTCTGCAAAGGACATGAGTTTAGTAATAATTGCCTGTTCCCCAAATTTGGGGACCCTCATGGTAAGCCCAATGATTTTGAATACCCCGAGGACATCGGACATGGAGTAACTGGTAAACAACGCAAAATAGGACCCAACAATAGTCATAAACACCGAGGGAATATCCACATAGGTCATGATGGTACCCCCGGACGTAAAAATAGCCATGACCAGCATTGCAAAGGCCCCAACAAGCCCAATAATCGTCGCTAAGTCCATATGCGGTCCTACTCCTCGTTTTTAAAGCCCCCGATACGCTGTCGATACGCCACGATGCGCTCGATGATTTCCTCTGGCCGTTCCCGGATCACCACATGCTTACCCGATAACATAATAAGGGTTGTATCGGGGGTGGTTTCCATCGATTCAATCTGATGAGGATTAATGTAATACTCCGTACCATCAAGGCGTGTTACGCGTATCATATTCGCTCCTATTCTACAACGGAGTATCGGGTATGTCCATCATCCTGTTAAAGTTAAAGGCCGCTTTTCTGCGGCCCCTTTACCCATGGACATCCTTTACGTTTTTACCGTTTCAGCGTCAGGAGTTCCTGCAACATCTGATCCGAGGTCTGGATCGTTTTGGAGTTTGCCTGGAATCCCCGCTGGGTAACAATCATATCGGTGAATTGTTCTGCCAGGTCCACGTTGGACATTTCCAGGGCCCCCGCGATGATTTTACCCTTACCGGCGATACCACTGGGACTGATATTGGGAAGCCCTGAGTTATTCGATACCACGTAGGTGTTTTCACCGGTCTTTTCGAGCCCCATGGGATTCGTAAAACTTGCCATCGCCACCTGACCGATAAGCCGATTCGTACCATTGGAATATACGCCGGTGATCACCCCACTCTGATCGATCTTAAAGTTCTCCAGATATCCCATGGGGTAGCCATCCTGCATAAATGCCTTGGTAGAGCTCTTTTCGGCAAACTGGGTAACCGTGTTTACCACACTCCCAATACGCCCCAGGTTGATATTGAACTCCTGCCGGAGGGGCTGTCCGTCGGGCCCCGGTGTAGAACCGAGCACATCAAAGGCTACCCGGACATTCACATCCCCCTCCGCCGCAGAGGCGTTTCCGTTGGCGTCCACCGCCCCCGCCAGGGTCCCCAGGTTAGAAAAATTCACCGTAAAGGTATTGGCAGCGCCGGGGGTGGTAGGCCCGGTACCAATGGCCACCGCGGTTCTGGTAGGAGTAGGGCTTTCCGGGTCGATAACCACCGTGGCCTGCCAGCTATTGTTCTGTCCCGGGACCCGCGTAAAATCTACCCGCAGAATATGCTCCTGTCCAAAGTTGTCATAGATCTTAAATTCCGTCCCCCAGGTCCCTTCCAGGATCGCCGCAGGACCGGCATTCTCTGGAATTTCGGGGGTCCGCTTGTCCAGGTTACAGGCAAAATTCACCGAAGTGGTGGCCTTGGCGGGATCCTTCGATCCCACCGGAATAATAAGGTCTTCAATGTCCCGGGACACATCGATCCGCTGGGTACCTTCCACATCCCGGGCCATCCAGCCCTGGACCCGAAGCCCATTGGCAGGGTTCACGAGGCGCCCGTCCCGATCCAACGAAAAGGCCCCCGCCCGGGTATAAAAGGATTTTTCCCCATTTTTCAGGATGAAAAAGCCCTGCCCCTGAATCGCCAGGTCTGTTTGCACCCCCGTTGTTTGAAGGGATCCCTGGGTATGGATCGTATCGATCGAAGCGATAAGCATCCCAAGACCTACTTCTTTGGGGTTAACCCCTCCTACTTCTTCGGTAGGACGGGCAGCACCGGAAAGCTGCTGGTACAAAAGGTCCTGAAAATTCACCCGGCCCTTTTTAAACCCCGTGGTGTTCACGTTTGCAATGTTGTTTCCTAACACATCCATCCGGACCTGATGATTCTGTAGACCCGCAACTCCTGAATACAATGATCGCATCATAGGGCATTACTCCTCATATACCTTGCTGACCGCTTCCCAGCTATAATAGTTTCCATTGACGAACACCTGGGGAACCGCTCCCCGACTTATGGCTTTTACCACCCCGGAAACAACCCTATCCCCTTCCACGATGTCCACCTTTTTACCCAACGCCGCGGTGGCCTCGCTTCCCATAAGTAGGTTCGTAAGCCGATTAAAATCCTGGGCCATGTTGGTAATCTGTTCCAACGAAGAGAACTGGGCCATTTGGGCAATAAATTCCTTATCTTCCATGGGGGCAGTAGGATCCTGATGGGTTAGTTGGGTGATAAGAATCTTAATAAAATCGTCCTTCCCCAAACTTTGGGATAGTTTTTTCCCCTCATTCAGGGTTTTATTGAAGGCATCCACCTGCATCTTTACCAGGGCCTGTTCCTGGCTTGAAAGGGTCGTGTTCAGTTCCATCGATGCCTCCTATGCTAAAAGATTTATGCCTCCCTCGAGGCTTACCACACCGAGGGAAATGGTCCCGGCATCCTGCTGGGATGCATACTGGCCAGCCACAAGCCGTTCCGAATAGAAGGGGCCCTCCCCCGCCAAGGGGTTCCCGCCGGGACTTCCGTTCCCGCCTCCATTCGAAAGACCCAATTCTAGATGGGCCTGGGCAAAGCCCCCTTCCCTAAAGGCCTGTTCCAATTGGGCCATTTCCTGTTCAAAGGCCCGGAGCGCTTCAGGGGTGTCTACCAGGATTCTCCCGGTAATATGATTTTCGGTCATTTCCAGACGAATCTTGACGGTTCCGAGGCTTTCCGGCTTCAAGGCAAGTCGGATCAGGGCTTCTCCCCCATCTTTCATGATAAAGGAGGCCTGATGTACCATTTCTGAGACCAGCTGTTGTTGGACCTCCTGACTCAGGACAGATTGAAAAGAGGGAACATGACTATTTTTGCCGACTTCCTTCCCTCCATCCAATCGATCCGCAATTCCCATCTGAGTAGCCATTCCAATGGGACGATCGCCGGTGCTGTTGGTAGAATTCTGTTTCTTTTCTCCTATTCCACGTTCAGAGGGCTGTTCCGTCGTCGTATCAGAGGCAAGAGAAGCTTTTCCCCGCCGCATATCAAGAATTTCGATGGTTTTCGATTTCTTTTCGCGAGAAGACTGTGGTACGCGTTCTGACGAAAACCTTTCTGACGAGGGGTTTTCTTCTATGGAGCCTGGATTTCCATTCGTTCTGGTCGGGATCTTCATTCCCAGAGCAAAGGGATTCTTTTCTTCAGCCCCATAGGCAAAGGAGTTTTTAAGGGCCCGCCCGGAAGCAAGGGATAACTCCCCCGGTCCGGCGACATTCTTTTTACTTTGCAGTCCCGGTGCCCCCCTTCCCCCCTCCCCCGTTTCCTCGATGCCGAGGAATTTCCGGGAAGCCGCGGGCATAAATACCAGGGCACTTTCACCGCCCAGGCTTCGCGGCTCCCTTTCCTGGGCCTGTTTTTTTTCTTTCCGGGAAAGGTTCTGACTTGTCGCTACATCTTCAGCGGCGGAGAACTTGTTTCTTTCTTTTTTGGAAACCAGAGTTCCCTGAGCGAGGGGTTTCTCTCCTTTTTCGGTCCCTTCAGCGGGCGTCCTACCATCTACCCTTGATTCACCCTGGGGAATGCCAGCAAGACCCGACTTTTTCCCCTGCAATAGCGTAGCCAACAGTCCTTCAAAGGGCGAAGCAAAGCCCTTTTTTTTGCTTTTTGAAACGGGAATGTCCCCAAAGGAGACTGGCTGTTCTCCCCCTTTCAGTTCCTGTGTTTGGGTTACTTCACTTACCACGGATAAACCTCCTTCCGTGTTCCGCCTCCCTTTGCTTGCGGGCTTTTTTACTTTCTACGCATGGCATCTTCCCCGGCCCACGAAGGGTCTTCTGCGACTCGCCTTTTAGCTCAGAGCCCCCGAGGGTTACGGTACCGAACGGGGCTTCCCTGCCATTTTTCGCTGCAGTTCCGCCGCCCGTTCGGGGGGCATAAGGGAAAGCCAGTACGCCACCAGGGATTGCTTTCCTTCTCGTTGGGCAATCTCCTCGGTCATCCGGAATACGTCGATGATATCCTGGTCATCCATCGCGATAAGGATTTTCACCGCCTTATCGGGGGGCATCCCTACCAGATACCGGGAATTCTGTTCGACGTTTACCCTTCTATTTTCGAACTGTTGTACCGTAAGGTTAAAAGTTTTTTCCCGTTCATCTAACGCTTTCTGGCGATCCTCTAATTCAGCGGCCATCTGTTCAATCTCGGCCTGTCGTTTATTCAGGGCCTCTTCTTTCTTATCTAATTCGATACTTCGGAGTTCCAGTTCTTCTAATCGTAGGGCAAGCCGTTCTGCATCGAGAGACAGGGCCTCCCCCGTTGCACCGGGGCTTCGGGTGGGAAGACGCAAGACCCGATACAGGGGTTGCAAAAAGGCCTTCGCATCGATTACACCGAGATAATCGAACCAGACTATTCCCCCGAGTGCCAGAATCACAATGAGAACCAGGAGAACCACAATCCGTCCGAGAATTTTCTGTCTGCCATACTGGGCCACGCTCTGCCGCTCCTTTCTGAGTTATATCGTTTTATTTATAACCTTCCCCCGTTGCCCCGTCAATTCAAGGTAGGCCTGTTCAGCAAGTCCAAAACCTCCACTCTGTGCAAGCTCTTCGGCGTATTCATCGTAGAGCATGTCCTCGTACATCTTGCCGGCAAAACCGGTGTCAAAAAGCTCACTTTTCATTACCGTTTTTCGTAGGCCGTTGAGAACGGTCTTCAGCACAAAGGCCTCCAGTTCCTGGCATTCCTGGTAGAGTTTACTCGTTTTATCAATATGGACCCCAGGAGATTGGGAGCGCTTCTCCTCTGAGGAGGGAGACGTGGATGAACCCTGTGATTCAGCCTTTGAAAGGGCGGCTTTTTTAGCCATTTCCTCGGTTTCCTTCTGGGCCCGCAGAAGAAGCTCAGAAAAGGGGGAACCCCCAGAGCTTTCCGCTTTTTTCTCGACCAGGGGTTCACCGCTACCTATGAAAGGTTGTTCGTATAACAGTGATGTAAGGGAAACTGACTGCATAAGGGTTACCGTTTAAGTCCTGTGGCAATGCCCAGCATGTTATCACTGGTTTGAA
It encodes:
- a CDS encoding flagellar protein FlbB is translated as MAQYGRQKILGRIVVLLVLIVILALGGIVWFDYLGVIDAKAFLQPLYRVLRLPTRSPGATGEALSLDAERLALRLEELELRSIELDKKEEALNKRQAEIEQMAAELEDRQKALDEREKTFNLTVQQFENRRVNVEQNSRYLVGMPPDKAVKILIAMDDQDIIDVFRMTEEIAQREGKQSLVAYWLSLMPPERAAELQRKMAGKPRSVP
- the motB gene encoding flagellar motor protein MotB, which translates into the protein MARKKKQEEGGGGGGAPEWLVTYSDMVTLLLCFFVALFNVSEVDEVQLQQMISALNNLGMGPAEGGATLTAGKSADLGNTIMSLPSMEKGKSLSTAKKKATSLFAPEIKSNKVRISSDERGLVITLASDAFFRPASAEINIEETRDILLRLGSLLNSPDLAGRKFRIEGHTDSMPVDPAGPWPSNWELSAARSINVLKFLTDIGIEEKRFQVAGFADTVPLASNDTPEGRAYNRRVDIVILDEGHL
- the flgD gene encoding flagellar hook assembly protein FlgD, translating into MELNTTLSSQEQALVKMQVDAFNKTLNEGKKLSQSLGKDDFIKILITQLTHQDPTAPMEDKEFIAQMAQFSSLEQITNMAQDFNRLTNLLMGSEATAALGKKVDIVEGDRVVSGVVKAISRGAVPQVFVNGNYYSWEAVSKVYEE
- a CDS encoding flagellar hook-length control protein FliK gives rise to the protein MVSEVTQTQELKGGEQPVSFGDIPVSKSKKKGFASPFEGLLATLLQGKKSGLAGIPQGESRVDGRTPAEGTEKGEKPLAQGTLVSKKERNKFSAAEDVATSQNLSRKEKKQAQEREPRSLGGESALVFMPAASRKFLGIEETGEGGRGAPGLQSKKNVAGPGELSLASGRALKNSFAYGAEEKNPFALGMKIPTRTNGNPGSIEENPSSERFSSERVPQSSREKKSKTIEILDMRRGKASLASDTTTEQPSERGIGEKKQNSTNSTGDRPIGMATQMGIADRLDGGKEVGKNSHVPSFQSVLSQEVQQQLVSEMVHQASFIMKDGGEALIRLALKPESLGTVKIRLEMTENHITGRILVDTPEALRAFEQEMAQLEQAFREGGFAQAHLELGLSNGGGNGSPGGNPLAGEGPFYSERLVAGQYASQQDAGTISLGVVSLEGGINLLA
- a CDS encoding rod-binding protein, which encodes MAKKAALSKAESQGSSTSPSSEEKRSQSPGVHIDKTSKLYQECQELEAFVLKTVLNGLRKTVMKSELFDTGFAGKMYEDMLYDEYAEELAQSGGFGLAEQAYLELTGQRGKVINKTI
- a CDS encoding motility protein A, which produces MDLATIIGLVGAFAMLVMAIFTSGGTIMTYVDIPSVFMTIVGSYFALFTSYSMSDVLGVFKIIGLTMRVPKFGEQAIITKLMSFAEKARREGILALEEELEDLDDEFMKKGLRLVVDGSDVEIIRTLMENELNAMQARHAYRIGIIDAWSKLAPGMGMLGTVTGLIAMMKNLEDKSQIGPNMAVALVTTFYGAIMANMVLIPIMTKLKSHDAAETQVKEMIIEGVLSIQAGDNPRILALKLLSYLDPVTRKSVEAEILKD
- a CDS encoding flagellar FlbD family protein; this translates as MIRVTRLDGTEYYINPHQIESMETTPDTTLIMLSGKHVVIRERPEEIIERIVAYRQRIGGFKNEE
- the flgE gene encoding flagellar hook protein FlgE; this encodes MMRSLYSGVAGLQNHQVRMDVLGNNIANVNTTGFKKGRVNFQDLLYQQLSGAARPTEEVGGVNPKEVGLGMLIASIDTIHTQGSLQTTGVQTDLAIQGQGFFILKNGEKSFYTRAGAFSLDRDGRLVNPANGLRVQGWMARDVEGTQRIDVSRDIEDLIIPVGSKDPAKATTSVNFACNLDKRTPEIPENAGPAAILEGTWGTEFKIYDNFGQEHILRVDFTRVPGQNNSWQATVVIDPESPTPTRTAVAIGTGPTTPGAANTFTVNFSNLGTLAGAVDANGNASAAEGDVNVRVAFDVLGSTPGPDGQPLRQEFNINLGRIGSVVNTVTQFAEKSSTKAFMQDGYPMGYLENFKIDQSGVITGVYSNGTNRLIGQVAMASFTNPMGLEKTGENTYVVSNNSGLPNISPSGIAGKGKIIAGALEMSNVDLAEQFTDMIVTQRGFQANSKTIQTSDQMLQELLTLKR